The Pseudomonas sp. MPC6 nucleotide sequence CGATCGCCGGTTGGCGACGTCAGGGTCAGGGTGTTGCCCGCTTTGAGCAGGTTGACCGAACCGCCTTCGCCGCTGAGCAACGGCGTGCGCAGGTTGAGGTTGCCACCGCTGTAGGCATACCCCTTGACCGGGTCGTAAGCGCCCTGCTGTTCGTAAACCGCCAGGCTGCCCTTGTGGTTAGCGGTGATGCGTTCACTGGCATTGAGGTTGACGTTGGCAAAACCCAGGGCCAAACGGTTGTTCTGATCCAGGCCATTGGGTTGTGGATTCGGACCGTAACCGAACTCGATGCGTTGCGCCTGAATATCCAGCGTTCCATGGCCAGTGCCTGCGCCGCCGTTGACGACTGCGCCCGGGTTCTGGGTTGCGCCGTTCCAGATCAGGTTCTTAGTGCGAATGGTCGCCACATCATTGCTATCGCCCAAGCCATAGATGGCGGGCGACACCAGGACCAGGTTTTCCAGACGGCTCTTGCCGGTCTGTGGATCCAGGGTGTCTAGGGTAACGCTGCCGATGAAGTTGAATGAATCACGGGTGGTCAGGCTCAGGGTTTCCAGCGCTGGCGCGCCGAACTGTGTGTCGCCTCGCAGAAGTCGGTCGAGGACGTTCTGGTTCAGAATCAGGCCCGCTCGCAAACGACTGCCCGCCGCGGCAAGTGCCTCGGCGCTACCGGCATTCACCGAGCCAACGGCCAGTGTCAGGTGCCTGGTGCCGAAGCGCACCGCTTCACCGAGCTCAAACTGGTTGTCGGTGGCCGCGCTAATGCTGCCGTTGGAATAGAGCAATGAAGGGTTGATGCAACCCCGGTCCGGACAGGTACCGATCCGAATGCTACCGGCGCCCTCCATACCTGAGGGGGCCTCCGGCGCCAGCGTATTGGTCCAGCCGTTGGATACCATCAACAGGCTGGCTTTCCCAGGCTGATAGATGAAACCCGCCGTGGAGTCGTATGCCACATTACCGCGACCGAGGGTGTTGATGCCCGCCCCCGCCTCGACGGTGATGCCCTCAGCGATGCCGGAGGTCCACAGGGCAACTTCAGGTGCCGAGAGCATCGCCCCCTCACGCAGGGTAATGCGCTTGGCATCGCCTCTGAATTGAATGAAGTTGCCGCCCATGTCGTATTGCACATAGGGCGTTGCACCGATGGTCAAGCGACCGGCGCCTAGATTATTGAGGTCGTCGGCATGCAATGAAATGCCACCAAACCCCTGAGTACTGGAGGCCCCGGCCCCGAGAATCTCAATAGTCGTCGAGCCCTTCACCACGGCGGTACCCAGCACACCGCCCTCGGCGGCTGCGAACAACGCCTTACCGTCGAAATCCAGGGCAATATCGCGCTCGCTTGGCTTCAACCAGAGCGTCAGCGATTTACCGTCCAGGGACGTCTGCCCCCGTGGCACGCTGCGACGCGCCGCGTCACTTTGGACGAATTGGTTGTAACTGGTTTCGTTGTACTGAGAATAGCGGCGCAGCACATCCGCCGAGGTCAGGATGACCTGACTGGCGAGGCTGTCCCGCAGCCCGGTATTGGCAATCGACATCTGCCCGGCACTGGTCCAGGAGCCATTGCGCATTTTCAGCGCGCCATTGGCTGCGCTGGCCGTTGACTGACCATTGACTTCAACCCGGAAGGCGCCGGGCAGCAGAGCAAAAGTCGAAGGCAACAGCGTGTAAGTACCGGCCGCCAGACCCGGCACACCGGCGCCGATGGTGATCTGCTGACCAATGCGTGGGTCGCTGGCCCCCACCTCGCCGAGCATCGGTGCATAGTTGCTTTGGTTGCCCGGGACGATGGCGTACACCGGATTGGTAGCCAGGCCCGGCAGGCTGAATGTGCCATCGGCGGCATTGCGCACCAGTGGATTGAGACGCGCATCGGTTGAACCGCCACGCCCGGAGACAAAGCCGACACCGCGCAAGTCACCCCCGCCTGACAGGTCGATCAGCGAGCCCGCTTGCGCGTTGACGTACTGCCCCATCAGCACCACACCGGTCATTTCGTTGGCAATCCCTTGCAAAATCACGGACTGACCGTTGTAGCGATAGTCTGTGCCATCGGTTGTGCCGCCATAAGGCATGACCAGGCCCGCACCACTGACCGACGTCACGCTACCCGGCAACAAATTGACTGCCCGGGTGCTGCCATAAAAATCAGAGCCCAAGCTGATCAAGCCCAATGGCGCACGGACGACCCCGCCCTGCTCGATGTTGCCTCCTGTAAATGCCAGCCTGCCAAACACCGAATAAGGCAGCGCTGCCGGCACCGATCCGTTGCTGCTGATCTTTAACGTACGATCGAGGTCCATGGAACCCTGGCCCTGATAACCGAAGCGCACTTCCGACCAGACCCTCGTGCCCGGATAGATCTGGGCTGCGCGCAGGTGCAGGTCGCCCGCAGTCCACACAGAGGAACCTGCTTGCAGGTCCTGCTTACCCAGGAATCGCATGTCACCGCGGCTGTCGAGGGTCACCCGATCAAAACTACGGCGACTGACTGGCAAGTCCGGCCCGGAGAGTTGCTTGATCACTCCCGCCGTGCCAAACGACAGGTTGTTACCCAGGTCCAGCAGATCGGCACTGGCGTTGAATTGTGCGGCCGCCACCCGGTCCGTCGGATTGTTCAGCACTCTTGGACGAATGCCGACTTGTTCGTCGTAGAAACCCGGGCCGGACAGGCGCATATAGGATGCCGCCAGATTGATGCGCGCGGCGTCTTTGGAACTTTCGGCCAACGACAACGAACCGGCGTAGAGGCTCAAGCTCTGGTTCATGTGCAGGTCGATATCACCGTCGAACGTGATGAAACCATTGCTGAACAGGCTCAGGCTGTCAAAACTGCCGCTCATCAGCTTGTCCGCGCTCAATCGGGCGGCACCATAGCGAAGGGCTCCGGCAGACTCGCCCGGCTGCAGTTCAGCGGGTAAAAGTTCACCGGCAGGCCCTTGGCCAATGATCATTTCCCTGGGCGAACGTACGTCGTTGCCTATCTGGTCCCCGCGATAGGCCGGCGTATCAAGGACAATTTCCAGACGTCCACCGGCTGCGCCGCTACCCCCCGCTGCGGCGTGCAGGTCGCCTTCGATAAACAAGCCGCTGTACGAACTCAAGGTAATTCGTCCGCCATCCCTGGCGACGCGAGTCTGCCCGGTTCCGGGAATATCCAGCACGGCTTCGGCGCCTGAAGCCTCCAGGCGTGCTCCGGGCCGTACGATCACAAAGGCATCGGCCGACGTCGCAGTGGCCGCCTTGGCGTCGATTTCGCCGCCAATGATGATGCTGCCGCCCTTGCCCACCTGACCGTAGACCCGGCCCTGGGCATCGACCGCTGTGTTGGCACGCCCGGCGACATCCAGCACCGCGTGATCACCGATCCAGATCGAACGTGCGTGGGCCTTGGGATCGGCAAGCTGCGAAGCGTCGGCAGCAGCGTACTGTTGCTGACGAATGTCGATGGTACCGCCCCAGGCGTTGAGTTCACCGTCAACGGTGATCTGGCCGGCACTGCGCAGGTTAATGCGTTGACCGGGGTCGACACTGATGCGCGAGCCCTGGCCGATGGTCAAGGAACTGTTGGCCGGGTCTACCTGGTTGACTTGGCTGGTGCCCGCTTGCAGTGACAGGCTCGCGGCTGCGCGTTGGGTCAACACGCCCTTGACCGGGTCCTCCTGGAACAGGGTGGGTGTCCACAGCTGCAGCGCGTTCACCGGGTCGACGCCGCCGGGTTGGTCCGCTGCCGAGTCGGCGAAGCGGTAAACCGGCATCGACACGTCGACAACCGCATCTTTTGCCACTTGCAGCGTCGTCAAGCCAATGACGTTGTAGGCGGAGAAACCCTTGTTGAACGTGTCCGCTGCCAGTTGCAGGGTGTGATCGGCAACAGGACCGTCGGCCGCGCCGATCAGCGCCTTGTTGGCCTGGATCTTCAGCGTGCCGCCGCCCGTGACGCCATAACCGCGCACTTGGCCGTCCATCACCAGTTGCGATTGACCCGGCACGCGCTCCGCGCTGGACTCGAGGGTAACGTCGCCGCCCTTGCCGCCACGGGTCTTGCCATTGGCCAGCACAGCGCCGCCGGACGACACGTCGATAACACTGCCACTGGCCAGGGTGATATCGCCGGTACTGCGGATCGACACCACGCCACCGTTTAGCCAGGCCGGGCTGTTGACGTCGGTCGGGTCGTTACGCAAGTTGGCCCAGACGCCACGGGTATCCAGGTGCACGCCTTGGTCTACGGTCACCCGCGACGGCGGCAGGCTGGCTACCGCCAGACCAGTACCCAGATTCAGGCTACCGGCGCGCGCGACAAGGTCGGCCTTGACTTGCACATCCTGGCCGAACAGGGAGATGTCGCCACCCGTATCGACGGTCACGGTTTCATTGACTTCAACCTGGTCCCTGGCCGCCACTTTCAACGCGCCAAGTCGGAAACCATTGAGCATATCGGTATCAAGAAACAGCTTGCCCTTGCGGGTATCGGACACCGCGCCGACCAGTCCCAGGTCATTGCCATCGGCGGGACGCTCGCCACCGATCTGCACCTGATCAAGCATGGCGAGGTGCTGATACACCAGGCCGTTGGTAGCGGCCGACCAGCTTGGTTCATAACTGCCGACGATCAACTGCGCCCGACGCGCCCTGGCAGTCTGCGCCTGGTCATAACCATCGAGCCCCGCGCGAGGTGCCTGGATCTGGCGTTCGCCCTGGAACACTTCGCCCACCAACTGGCCATCGAGCACCGCGTTATGGGTAGCGATCACCAGTTGCCCGGCATCGCGGCCGATGGTGTAGCCGGACTCGGCACGCCTGCTCGGAGCGATCAATGGGTTGAAGAAGTAGTTGGTCTGGCCCCAGCGTTCGCTGTGGTCCTCAAAACCCTGGTAGAGGCCCGTGTAGAGAATGTCCCCCGGCGCCCGCGACACGTCATACAAGCGCCCATCCGCGCCACGCAACCAGCTCTGGCGGATGAAACCGCTCTGTACATCCAGGGTGCCGCCGGACAGGTTGATCAACGAGCCCTTCTCGGTGACCACATCGTTGCCGCTGAAATTCACCGCGCCGCCCTGGGCCATCCACTCGCCGATGCTGTGACCCTGAGTGCCGAGGTAGCCGCCCACTTCCAACAGGCCACCCGCGGTGTACCAGCGATCGGTGGCATAGCCATGGGTGCCGGCGGGCACGAAGATCAACTCGCGCACATCGACCCACATGTCATTGTTGTTGAGCGCGCCGCTCTCGCGGTTGCCCGATGAATCGCGCTGCTCGTTGCCCTGCACGTTGATCTTGATGTTGTTGGCTTCCATCGCCACTTTGACGCCGAGTGCCCCCGACACATCGATCAGCGCGCCGTTGCGCACCAGGCTGCGCTGCCCCGCCGCCACCGCGACCTGCCCCCCGGTGGCGAGGGTGACCGAACCGCTCTGAAACTCGACGGTGCCGCCGCTGCCGATGTCGATGCGCGACTGATCACTGCGGATACGGTTGTTGCCATTCACCCCGGTCAGCGCGGCAGTGTGCTGGCTGTCCAGCGCGGTAAGGTCGCTGCTGTCGAGCAGGATCGCGCTGACGCCGTTCTGCCCGAGGGTGACGCTGCCCGTGGTGTCCGTGGCCGGGTTGAGCAAATGGAGGGTGCCACGGGTCGATACCGAGGTACTGGCCAGCAACACGCCGTTTTGCAGCACCTCATGGCCGGTCATCGTGATGTCGCCGGTGGAGGACTGGATCAAGCCTGTGTTGCTGACCTTGCCGGAACCCTCGGCCTTGAACCCCGGAATCACTTCGCTACCAAAGGTGGTGGAAAAACCGTTGCCTTCGGTGCCAGAACCCTTGCGAATGTAGAAACGGTCACCGGCGCCGAGCACGGTCTGGCCCTTGGCGGTGCTGATGGAACCGGCGTTTTCCACTTCGTTGCCGAGCAGCAGAACGTAGCCACCGGAGTCGGTCGAAAGCGTCGGTTGATGGGTTTCGATCCGCGCACCGCGCTCCACCAGCACGTCGCCGACGGCATCGGTAAAGGTCGGCTGGCTGCCGGTGCTGTCGTAGTACAGGCCACGTTCGCGGAACTGGGTATCGCTGATATTCGTCGCAGCCGCCACCAGGTTGCGCACGTTGACCTGGCTGGTGCCGCTGAACACGATGCCGTTGCGGTTGATCAGCATCACCGTGCCGTCGCCCTTGATCTGGCCCTGGATCTGGCTTGGCCGCGCGCTCGGGTCGTTGACGCGGTTGAGTGCCGCCCAGTTCGATTGCTGGGCGAACTCCACGGTGGTGTTGCGCCCGACGTTGAAGGTTTCCCAGTTGAGAATAGCCTTGTCGGCGGTCTGCTCGATCTTCACCGTGGTCTTGCCATCGGCCTGGGACTGTTGCGGCCCCTTGGCGTTCTGCCAGCCCTGGGTCAGGCCGGTATCGACCTTCAAGCCACCCTCGCCCATGCCGTCCGGCACGAACTGCACGGTGGCAAACGCCGCTGCCCGCCCGGCCGCCTGTGCGGCCTGTTGCGCGGCGATGGCGGCCACGGTGTTGTTCAGCGTCTGCACCGAGCGCTCCAGTTGCTGCCGGGCGCGCTGCTGCTGCTGCGCCAGCGGCGGTGTCATGCCCGGCAAGCCGCCACCCGGTCGCGCCGCCGCGGCCTGTTGCGCCGCACCCTTGGCGGCAAACCAGCTCGAACTGAACGCCGTCGTCGCCTCGGCACTGCCGGCCACCAGGCACAACGCAATCGCCTGCGCCAGCGGCTTGAGCCGCCACAGCGTCGGCTCCACCGAACGAGCGGCGTCACGGCGTACAAACACGGATTGGGTATTGCGACGAACTTGGCGAACGAGCATCACTACTAGGTCCTTTTTCCATTGGCGCAAGAGGCCGCAGGCCGAGTAGAACCTGCTGTCACGACATAGGCGGTTGACAAGGGGCGAGACCGAACGGATGTCACACAAATTTCATGATCGGGGAATCGCCAAAAAAAATGGCAGCCCCAAGGGGCTGCCATTTGTTGGTGAATCAAATGGACCGCGTCATCGTTCATCGCGAGCAAGCTCCCACAGGGGAACGCATTGCAAATGCGGGAGCCAGGTCTTAGCTGAGCACCACCACCCCACCCGGCAATTCGGTGCACTTGACCCTATAGGCATCGCGAATCAACAACGCGACCCCCGCCAGTTGATCCAGGCTGAACCGCGCCTGCACCTTACGCTTGCCCAACTCGCTGTTGAGCAGCAGCAACATGCCGGGTCGATAACGGTTGATCTCGTCGATCACCGTCGCCAGCGTGGCATCGTTGAACACCAGCACCTGCTGGCGCCAGGCAATGACCGTCGAGGTATCGACCATTTGCGGCGTGCCGATATGCCGGGTGTCGTAGGTCACCTGCTGACCGGATTCCAGGCGAATGCTGTGGCCCCGCGCGTCCAGTTGCAGCGCCCCATCCAGGCATGTGACGCACACACTCCGATCGGTATTGCGCAAGTTGAACCGGGCTTGACTGGCGCTCAGCCAACCGCCGCCTGCCTGCACCTTGAGCGGTGTCCGAGCGTGTGTCAGGACTTCGACTTCGCCGCTGAGCAGCTCGAAGGTCCGGGTGCCGTCGACATTGGCACGCTGGTTGATACGAGTCTGGGTATTGAGCTCCAGGCTCACGCCATCGGCCACATCGAACCTGCGCTGCTCACCGACTTCGGTGATGTAATCCGCACCCAATCCGGAGAGCCCGCCCGGCACGGTCCCGCGAATCAGCAAAAACGCCGCAGAGGCCGCAATGGCACCACCGAGAAACGCCCGTCGCCCCAGATGCCGCGGTGCCTGCAGGTGCTCTGCCGCCGGGCGCAATTGCTGCCACAGTCGCTTGGCCTGCGCAAACGCCCGGGCATGTTCAGGGCTTTGCGCACACCATTCGCGCAAGGCGCGGGCATCGGCAACGGTCGCCCGGCCGGAGGTCAACAGGACCAACCAACCCTGGGCTTCGAGAGTGAGCCGGTCCTGAGGCTGGACCTCAGGTGGCGAAATTCGAAAGATGTTCAAAGCGCGGGGATACTCACGGATTATTCGGGACTCTACTATCAAGACGGTTTTCCCGCGCCGGGACCGAACCGCTGAATCAATTTTCTTTCCAGGCGTGCGGCGCAATGGCCCAAAGCGGCTTTGATTTCCTTCTCGACCATCCGTGTCGAAATGCCGAAACGCTGGGAAATTTCCAAGTGTGGCGCCTCTTCAAGGCGGGCGGCGATAAAGATTTTGCGCCGACGCGCCGGCAACTCATACAGCGCGCTGAGCAATAACTGGATTTCCTTCTGCCCGCCCACGACCCGTGCAGGGTCCAGCGCCTCATCGGATACCTGCAACAGCTCTTCCACTTCGCTGCCCGTCAGTAAGCGAGCATCAGACTGACGGCGGTCCGCCGCGATGTTCAGCGCCATGCGATACAAATAGGCGTTGGGCTGGGCGATATCCGGCGAGTCTTCCATGCGGTCAACCCGCAGGTAAGTTTCATGCAGCACATCGTTGGCCAGATCTTCAGACCCCAGACGCCGGCGCAAACGCACCTTGAAGTCGTCATAGGACGTCAGGAACAGTCCGACCATCGATTTTTTTCCGGTGTCTTTCATCCCCCGGAAACTCCTTTCCCTTGTAAGCATTCCATGCGCTTTCCTAACGATTCCGGTAACAAAAGCAGCGTGATCGGCTGGCTCAGAGAGCTGGGTGCCGGGTGTTCGATATCCAGGTTACGCAAACTATCCACCAGCGCCGCATCGCGCTGGACATCTCCCGTCGAGCTGACCAGACGGCTGTGCTGAACCACCCCGTCGCGGCCGATCCACAGTTGCAACAACGCGCGAAAACTACCCGGCCTGATCAATGACGAGCGGCACAGGCTGCGTTCAATCGCGATCTGAATCGATGCCGCGTAACTGCCAGCGGCCTGCGGCGAGCCACTCGCCACCGCCCCCGGTATGTCTGGCACCGGCCTAACCGTTGCCTTTTGCAAGGTGAAGGCGTCAGCCCGGGCATACCGGGCCATCAGTCCACTGCCGCTGAGCATCCGGCTCAAGGCATCCGTGGCGCTCAAGCGGCCCGTGACCGCAAGCGAGCGTCGACCGCGGGTCAGTTGACGATCCACCAGCACCGCCATGCCGGTGGAACGACTGAACTGCTCAAGTGCGCTGGCCAGTTCCTGGGCCGGAATATCCAGCACTTGGGGTGTCGCGGCATCAAGCGGACCGGCCTCGGCTACCGACGAGATCAACCCGATCAATAACGCCAGGCTCACCTGACGAATATGAGTCAACGAAATCTGGCGCGCGTCCCTGACTCTGCCTCGCTGCACGGCTGTCCTGCCCCTGAAAACCGTCATCCTGATGGCTGTTTATGAATCTGGTGTGACGGGCAGTGCAAAAAAACCATCACGAGATGTCAAATCGCTATGTATTAGACTCAAACGCATGCACGGCCCGTTCGGGCTGGACAGGAGGTCGTCAATGAACACGTTATCGAACGTCGCATCGGGCGCATTACTGATGAGCGCATTGTCACTGGCGCAGGCCGCAGAGCCCTTGGGCTGTGTAGAGGTATCGGTGGGAGGCTACAAGGCGCCGGACTACAACTGTCTGAGCCAGCAAATGGGCAACAACCCCGGAGGAGCCGCCGCTGCACAAAAGAACCAACAAGCGATGAACGTACCGGTGAACAAACGGCCTCCTAATCAGATCGGCCTGGCAACACCGGCAACGACCAGCACTCGCATGGGCAATACCTTTGGCACCTCGGTGAAACCGCAGCGCCCTGCTCCAGTCACGGGTACATCACCACTGCTCAACCCGAAATGATCAGGATTGGGGTCCCTCCTGCAGGAGCGAGCTTGCTCGCGAAAAACCTGAGAGCACCGCGGGTTGTCAGGTAGCCAGCGTTATCGTTAACAACCATCGCGAGCAAGCTCGCTCCTACAGGGTTGGGGTTGGGGTTGCTGCTGAGATGGGATCAGGTGCTCGGGATCTGCCGAAAGCTCACCGCCAGGCGATTCCAGCTGTTGATGGTGGTGACGGCGATCGTCAGGTCGACCATCTCGCCTTCGCTGAACTGCTCCCGGGCCAACGCAAAAACATCGTCCGGAACGTGACTTTCAGAGAGCAATGTGACCGCTTCGGTCCACGCCAGCGCCGCGCGTTCCCGAGGGTTGAAGAAGCCGCTGTCGCGCCAGACCACGATCGAGTACAGCCGGCGATCGGTTTCGCCCAGGCGTCGGGCATCCACCGAGTGCATGTCGGTGCAGAAGGCGCAGCCATTGAGTTGCGAGGCGCGGATCTTGATCAGATGCAGCAAGGCCGGTTCGATGCTGAGGTTGCTGGTCAAGGCCTCCATGGCAATCATCGCTTTCATCGCCTTGGGGGAGGCACTGTAGTAATCCAGGCGGGGGCTCATGGGGCAACCTGATTGATCGGACGTGTACATCCAAGGTAGACGCTGATGCGCGGGCGTTACAGATCCAATTCAGCGAAAAACCGCTGCACCACTCAGGCAGCAGACCAATCCGCGGATTTTCGCCCACGCAACTTCTGCGCAGCCGCCCATGCGGGTAATCTGGCGCGACGCACACGCGCCTCAACCGCTGCAGGAGCCTCGCCGGTATGGAACTTCATGTTGTCATCAACGGCCGCAAGGACCTGGCAGGCCAGCTGTACCAGCAACTGCGCAGTGCCATCGAATCCGGCCGCCTGGCAGCCGGGACGCAGCTTCCGCCCAGCCGATTGCTGGCGCAACAGCTGGGCATTTCGCGCAAGACCATTTCCGACACCTACGCCCAGCTGACCTACGACAACTTTCTGACCGGGGTGATCGGCAAAGGCACCTACGTCAATGCCCGGGCGGCGAAAATCACCCATAAACAGAGCCATTCGGAACTGGCCGGTTTTGATGTCATCGAGAGCTGGCGCAAGCTGCCGGTATTTCTGCGCCATCCGACCCTGGAAGGCTCGTTGCGCTACGACTTCATCGGTGGCGCCACCAGCAAGGGCCAGTTCCCCCAGGACGATTGGCGGCGCTGCACCTCGCACGCCTTGCGTCAGATCGCCGGTTCCAAGGGCCTTTACAGCTTGCCCGAGGGCCTGCCGGCGCTGCGCAATGCGATTGCGCGGCACATTGCGTTTTCTCGCGGGGTCAACTGCCAGGATGAGGATGTGGTGGTGTGCAACGGCGCGCAACAGGCATTGGACCTGATTTCCCGGGTGCTGACGAGTCCAGGCAGTGTGGTGGCCATGGAAGACCCCGGGTACCCGCCGGCGCGCCTGCTGTTCGGCTCCCACGGCGCCAGCGTAATCGGGGTGCCGGTGGACGCCGAAGGCCTGCAGGTCGACAAGATTCCCGATGGCACCCGGCTGATTTACGTCACCCCCTCCCATCAGTTCCCCCTGGGCATGCCCATGAGCCAGGACCGTCGGGTCGCGCTGCTGGAACGGGCCTACGCCCTGGGCGCGATCATCATCGAAGACGATTACGACAGCGAGTTTCGCTACGAAGGCCGTCCCACCGACTCCTTGCAAAGCATGGATGAGCGCGGAATCGTCGCTTATGTCGGGACCTTTTCCAAAACCCTGTTGCCGGAGTTGCGACTGGGTTATGCGATTCTGCCGCCGGCCATTCTTGAAGCGGTGATTCGCGCCAAGCAACTCACCGATCTGCACACCTCCACCCTGCCCCAATGGGCACTGGCCAAGTTCATCGCCGAAGGCTGCCTGCTCAAGCACATCCGGCGCTGCCATACGATCTATGCCGGGCGCCGCGAACGAATCCTCGCGCGCATGGCCGGCGACCTGGCACCCTGGCTTGAGGCCGTGCCGACCACGGCCGGCTTCCACATGGTGGTTATGTGCAAAGTGCCTATCGATATTCCATTAGTGATCGAGTTGGCGAAAAAGGTTGAAGTCGGCCTTTATGCCATCGACAGCTTTTTCTACCAGCAAGCGCCACGGGCCGGTTTTTTCCTGGGTTTTGGCGCCATCGAAACCCTGGACATCGACATCGCCCTGGATCGTTTTCGGGACATTTTGCAGCAGGTCGCCTGACGGATTGGTCTGGGTTTTTATCCGGCGATTGGGTATTGGTGGTCCGGGGGGCCAGGCCTATCCTGA carries:
- a CDS encoding sigma-70 family RNA polymerase sigma factor is translated as MKDTGKKSMVGLFLTSYDDFKVRLRRRLGSEDLANDVLHETYLRVDRMEDSPDIAQPNAYLYRMALNIAADRRQSDARLLTGSEVEELLQVSDEALDPARVVGGQKEIQLLLSALYELPARRRKIFIAARLEEAPHLEISQRFGISTRMVEKEIKAALGHCAARLERKLIQRFGPGAGKPS
- a CDS encoding PLP-dependent aminotransferase family protein; this translates as MELHVVINGRKDLAGQLYQQLRSAIESGRLAAGTQLPPSRLLAQQLGISRKTISDTYAQLTYDNFLTGVIGKGTYVNARAAKITHKQSHSELAGFDVIESWRKLPVFLRHPTLEGSLRYDFIGGATSKGQFPQDDWRRCTSHALRQIAGSKGLYSLPEGLPALRNAIARHIAFSRGVNCQDEDVVVCNGAQQALDLISRVLTSPGSVVAMEDPGYPPARLLFGSHGASVIGVPVDAEGLQVDKIPDGTRLIYVTPSHQFPLGMPMSQDRRVALLERAYALGAIIIEDDYDSEFRYEGRPTDSLQSMDERGIVAYVGTFSKTLLPELRLGYAILPPAILEAVIRAKQLTDLHTSTLPQWALAKFIAEGCLLKHIRRCHTIYAGRRERILARMAGDLAPWLEAVPTTAGFHMVVMCKVPIDIPLVIELAKKVEVGLYAIDSFFYQQAPRAGFFLGFGAIETLDIDIALDRFRDILQQVA
- a CDS encoding STN domain-containing protein, which translates into the protein MTHIRQVSLALLIGLISSVAEAGPLDAATPQVLDIPAQELASALEQFSRSTGMAVLVDRQLTRGRRSLAVTGRLSATDALSRMLSGSGLMARYARADAFTLQKATVRPVPDIPGAVASGSPQAAGSYAASIQIAIERSLCRSSLIRPGSFRALLQLWIGRDGVVQHSRLVSSTGDVQRDAALVDSLRNLDIEHPAPSSLSQPITLLLLPESLGKRMECLQGKGVSGG
- a CDS encoding carboxymuconolactone decarboxylase family protein, which produces MSPRLDYYSASPKAMKAMIAMEALTSNLSIEPALLHLIKIRASQLNGCAFCTDMHSVDARRLGETDRRLYSIVVWRDSGFFNPRERAALAWTEAVTLLSESHVPDDVFALAREQFSEGEMVDLTIAVTTINSWNRLAVSFRQIPST
- a CDS encoding FecR family protein — encoded protein: MNIFRISPPEVQPQDRLTLEAQGWLVLLTSGRATVADARALREWCAQSPEHARAFAQAKRLWQQLRPAAEHLQAPRHLGRRAFLGGAIAASAAFLLIRGTVPGGLSGLGADYITEVGEQRRFDVADGVSLELNTQTRINQRANVDGTRTFELLSGEVEVLTHARTPLKVQAGGGWLSASQARFNLRNTDRSVCVTCLDGALQLDARGHSIRLESGQQVTYDTRHIGTPQMVDTSTVIAWRQQVLVFNDATLATVIDEINRYRPGMLLLLNSELGKRKVQARFSLDQLAGVALLIRDAYRVKCTELPGGVVVLS